Proteins encoded together in one Hymenobacter monticola window:
- a CDS encoding pectinesterase family protein: MNFRRFLLAGSLLLASQNSFAQTAPPAPATPAKVETFLVPIRLTVAADGSGDYRTVQEAVLAVRDFMQVTATIFIKNGTYKEKLLIPSQKTNITLLGESREGVVLTFDDYSGDAEKHSTYSSSTVRVQANDFTAENITFENSAGRVGQAVALHVEGDRATFRHCRMLGNQDTLFPAVENSRQYYQDCYIEGTTDFIFGGSTAVFDHCAIFSKTNSYITAASTSPRQKFGFVFLDCTLTAAPEATKVYLGRPWRPHSNAVFLNTDMGAHITAAGWDNWHAPSNEQTAYYAEFNSRGPGANTKDRVKWAHQLTAKRARQYTLKAIFGGSQGWEPALK; this comes from the coding sequence ATGAATTTTCGCCGCTTTCTATTGGCTGGTAGCCTGCTTCTGGCCAGCCAAAACTCATTTGCCCAAACGGCCCCGCCCGCCCCGGCAACGCCTGCCAAGGTGGAAACCTTCCTAGTGCCCATCCGCCTGACGGTGGCGGCCGACGGCTCGGGTGACTACCGCACCGTGCAGGAGGCCGTGCTGGCCGTGCGCGATTTTATGCAGGTGACGGCTACCATTTTCATCAAAAACGGCACCTACAAGGAAAAGCTGCTGATTCCCTCCCAGAAAACCAACATTACGCTGCTGGGCGAAAGCCGTGAGGGCGTCGTCCTCACCTTTGACGACTATTCCGGCGATGCCGAGAAGCACAGCACCTACAGTTCCTCCACGGTGCGCGTGCAGGCCAACGACTTCACGGCCGAAAACATCACCTTCGAGAACTCGGCCGGGCGGGTGGGGCAGGCCGTGGCCCTGCACGTGGAAGGCGACCGTGCCACCTTCCGCCACTGCCGCATGCTCGGCAACCAGGACACGCTGTTTCCGGCCGTGGAGAACAGTCGGCAATACTACCAGGACTGCTACATCGAGGGCACCACCGATTTTATTTTCGGCGGCAGCACGGCCGTGTTCGACCATTGCGCCATCTTCAGCAAAACGAATTCCTACATCACCGCGGCTTCCACCTCGCCGCGCCAGAAGTTCGGCTTTGTGTTCCTCGACTGCACCCTCACGGCCGCGCCTGAAGCCACCAAGGTCTACCTCGGCCGGCCCTGGCGCCCCCATTCCAACGCGGTTTTTCTCAATACCGACATGGGCGCCCACATCACTGCCGCCGGCTGGGACAACTGGCACGCCCCCAGCAACGAGCAGACGGCCTACTATGCCGAATTCAACTCCCGCGGCCCCGGCGCCAATACCAAAGACCGGGTAAAATGGGCGCACCAGCTCACGGCCAAACGGGCCAGGCAATACACGCTGAAAGCCATTTTCGGCGGTTCGCAGGGCTGGGAGCCCGCCCTAAAGTAG